ATGCCTTGCCGCCCTGTCCGTCTATTTCTCTGACAATATCAATAACGGTCTGCGGAATAGTAGAAAGTGCCGGTGTGAAAAAGCGTGGTATTTTCTTGATATAGGAATTCGGTATCTTCATGGATTCAATTCTAATCTTTCTTTCTTCATTTGTAAAGCCAGTTTGTACACCCGATTTCTCGAGAGTTTATGCTCCTGAGCCAACTCCCTGGCAGCACTGCTTACAGATTTATTATGATGAAATTCCTCTGTGATAAGTTCTCGAAGCTCTTCATCAGAAAGGACTTGCTCCTTCGCGCCCTCCACAACGATTACAAACTCGCCTTTCAGTGTTATTTCGTTAAAATTCTCAACGAAATGCGAAAGCTTTCCGCGATAATGTGTTTCAAACTTTTTTGATATTTCTCTGGCAATGCAGATTTGCCTATCTTTCAGGTATTTGATTAATTCTGCCAGTGTTTCATGCAAACGATGCGGCGCTTCGTAAAAAATTAGCGTATCCTGATTATTCTCAAGATTTTGCAAGAACTCTCTGCGCTCGGATTGTTTCTCCGGGAGAAATCCAACAAAATAAAATTTCTCCGTATAAAGACCGGAAGATAC
This DNA window, taken from Candidatus Cloacimonadota bacterium, encodes the following:
- the rsmI gene encoding 16S rRNA (cytidine(1402)-2'-O)-methyltransferase, which produces MKNGSLYIVPTPIGNLGDMTYRAVEILQKVVLIGAEDTRTSRVLLDHYNITTPLVSYHKFNERARLDEFIEKLQNGEDIAIISDAGTPGISDPAGILIKEAIAQEIEVITLPGATALIPALVSSGLYTEKFYFVGFLPEKQSERREFLQNLENNQDTLIFYEAPHRLHETLAELIKYLKDRQICIAREISKKFETHYRGKLSHFVENFNEITLKGEFVIVVEGAKEQVLSDEELRELITEEFHHNKSVSSAARELAQEHKLSRNRVYKLALQMKKERLELNP